The following are from one region of the Syngnathus acus chromosome 19, fSynAcu1.2, whole genome shotgun sequence genome:
- the cog7 gene encoding conserved oligomeric Golgi complex subunit 7 yields the protein MDFSKFLDDDFDVKDWVNGAFKVVQKDAPGKADTHAATLVMKLQLFIQEVNNAIEESSNQALQNMPRVLRDVDALKQEATFLKEQMVLVKEDIKKFEQDTVQSMQVLVEIDQVKSRMQVAAEALQEADKWSTLSVDIEETFKSQDLLAISSKLTSMQNSLAMLVDTPDYSEKCVHLEALKNRLEALASPQIVAAFNSMSVDQAKLFVKVFSEIDRMPQLLAYYYKCHKGQIVNMWQDLSQSELGLNQQLSEFYDTLLSTRHAQLQWCSQVFKNPHEVVTVLLIQTLGAMVPSIPMCLSTAMDRAAQDERLDTLLELNHTTLTFCRNLEAAMTPHLGENNLLKVTELVCALYDPYKPYQLQYGELEENHLLIQISAVPLEHGEIIDCVEELKHSVGKMFGLASGAVDRCVKLTDGLGVCGLLKALKALFTKYVSDFSTTLQSIRKKCKLEDTPTSSAFQEDWTSFQNSVRIIATCGELLRQCGAFEQQLSNKIMGTAGKYLSESYSPRSLAGIQEASGGERKGATKNPWQDYNYLQRGSVAEYNSLMEVLYLLKEKGAGNSNLLAEPRAALTRLNQQAHQLAFDSVFLQIKHQLSPVAKMESQESAGLGENFTEDLPTFSLSPQEYITNIGQYLMSLPLHLEPFVTQEDPALELALHAGKLPFPPEQGDDLPELDNTADYWLGSIARATMQTYCEAILLIPRLSAHSTKQLATDIDYLSNVMDALGLQPSRSLQQIVTLLRAKPDDYRQTAKQLPRRLVATIAALRSIDH from the exons ATGGATTTCTCAAAGTTCCTGGACGACGACTTTGACGTGAAAGACTGGGTGAATGGCGCCTTTAAAGTGGTGCAGAAGGATGCACCGGGGAAGGCGGATACACACGCTGCGACGCTGGTCATGAAGCTGCAGCTTTTTATCCAGGAAGTAAACAATGCAATTGAGG AAAGCAGCAACCAGGCGCTGCAGAACATGCCCAGAGTCCTGCGAGATGTGGATGCATTGAAGCAGGAAGCTACTTTCCTCAAGGAGCAAATGGTTCTGGTCAAAGAGGACATCAAGAAGTTTGAGCAGGACACAGTGCAGTCCATGCAG GTCCTGGTGGAGATCGACCAAGTGAAGAGTCGCATGCAAGTGGCAGCGGAGGCGCTACAGGAGGCTGATAAATGGAGCACACTCAGTGTGGACATAGAGGAGACCTTCAAATCACAg GATCTCTTAGCCATCTCATCCAAGCTAACCAGCATGCAGAACAGCCTGGCGATGCTGGTGGATACGCCCGACTACTCTGAAAAGTGTGTCCATCTGGAGGCTCTTAAAAACAGACTGGAGGCCCTGGCAAGCCCTCAAATAGTGGCGGCATTTAATTCCATGTCTGTAG ATCAAGCCAAACTGTTTGTTAAAGTCTTCTCGGAGATCGACAGGATGCCGCAGCTCCTTGCATACTACTACAAGTGTCATAAA GGCCAGATTGTGAATATGTGGCAAGACCTCTCTCAGAGCGAGCTGGGCCTGAATCAGCAGTTGTCGGAATTCTATGACACTTTGTTGTCCACTCGGCACGCTCAGCTCCAGTGGTGCAGCCAg GTGTTCAAGAACCCTCACGAGGTGGTGACGGTGTTGCTCATCCAAACTCTGGGCGCCATGGTGCCCTCCATCCCCATGTGCCTAAGCACGGCCATGGATCGGGCAGCTCAAGATGAGCGTCTCGACACCCTGCTGGAGCTCAACCACACTACGCTCACCTTCTGCCGCAACTTGGAAGCCGCCATGACACCGCACCTCG GCGAGAACAACCTCCTGAAGGTGACTGAGCTCGTGTGCGCGCTCTACGACCCTTACAAGCCTTACCAGTTGCAGTATGGAGAGCTGGAGGAAAATCAtctcctcattcaaatcagcGCCGTCCCCTTG GAACACGGGGAGATCATCGATTGCGTGGAGGAGCTGAAGCACTCTGTGGGGAAGATGTTCGGCCTGGCGAGCGGCGCCGTGGACCGCTGTGTGAAACTGACCGACGGGCTCGGCGTGTGCGGCCTCCTCAAGGCTCTTAAAGCGCTTTTCACCAA GTACGTGTCCGACTTCTCGACGACACTGCAGTCAATCAGGAAGAAGTGCAAACTGGAGGACACGCCCACTTCTTCTGCTTTCCAGGAGGACTGGACCTCATTCCAGAACTCAGTCAG GATTATTGCCACGTGTGGCGAGTTACTGAGACAATGTGGCGCCTTTGAACAGCAGTTGTCAAACAA GATCATGGGCACGGCAGGCAAGTACCTGTCGGAGTCGTACAGCCCTCGCAGCCTGGCGGGCATCCAGGAGGCCAGTGGCGGCGAGAGGAAGGGCGCCACCAAAAATCCCTGGCAGGACTACAACTACCTCCAGAGGGGCAGCGTGGCTGAGTATAACAGTCTCATGGAGGTGCTCTACTTGTTGAAG GAGAAAGGCGCCGGCAACTCCAATCTCCTCGCCGAGCCCAGAGCGGCGCTGACCCGACTCAACCAGCAGGCCCATCAGCTGGCCTTTGACTCGGTCtttttgcaaatcaaacacCAGCTGAGCCCCGTCGCCAAGATGGAG AGTCAGGAGTCGGCGGGTTTAGGAGAGAACTTCACCGAGGACCTGCCCACGTTCAGCCTGTCACCACAAGAGTACATCACAAAT ATAGGTCAGTACCTGATGTCTCTCCCGCTCCACTTGGAACCGTTTGTGACGCAAGAGGATCCAGCGCTGGAGTTAGCCTTGCACGCTGGGAAGTTGCCTTTTCCTCCAGAGCAAG GCGATGACCTTCCTGAATTGGACAACACGGCTGACTATTGGCTTGGCTCCATCGCTCGGGCCACCATGCAGACATACTGCGAGGCCATTCTGCTCATCCCCCGTCTGAGCGCACATTCCACCAAGCAGCTGGCCACGGATATCG ACTACTTGAGCAACGTGATGGATGCGCTGGGCCTGCAGCCTTCTCGCAGCCTTCAGCAGATCGTCACCCTGTTGAGGGCCAAGCCAGACGACTACAGACAAACCGCCAAACAGTTGCCTCGGCGACTGGTGGCGACCATCGCCGCCCTCCGCTCCATTgaccactaa
- the LOC119138445 gene encoding ubiquitin carboxyl-terminal hydrolase 31-like isoform X2, which yields MSKVVTNKEKKSFSKKLFRRSSVRSVGSFMNRVLRTLSTLSHFSTDEQAARDDKDDASLIPTTTGGSLQSDDSDCGGFPFGDKVPGVAGLKNHGNTCFMNAILQCLSNTELFAEYLALEQFRGEGGGAGPEAGGGADTKATKSNGVQKKSSQQQREESGEVTEQLSGLVRALWTFEYTPQHSRDFKNVVSKSALQFKGNSQHDAQEFLLWLLDRVHEDLNNIIRPDVRPPRTPPAENENTPGESALPVPGSFVQELFQAQYRSSLTCPHCQKQSNTFDPFLCISLPIPVPHTRPLYVTVVYQGKCSHCMRVGVAVPLSGTVSRLRQAVAQETKIPAQQIVLTEMYYDGFHRSFCDDDDDLEIIQESDSIFAFETPELFRPDQIRSKRAGSPHANLNQNNLKFGTDNNRLSPQIQEAGTPPLSPNKNTGQDEKVVLLVCNRACAGQQGRRFGNPFILYLERTVTWDVLQKEILEKMHHLLRPGAVVQVGPFTLRVVGVVGITYLLPQEEQPLCHPSVERAYKSCGPGGPPHVKIVVEWDKETKDYLFKRTEDEYIPDAESVRQAKEQHLQPQSCSLAQCFQLYTKEEQLAPDDAWRCPHCKQLQQGSIKLSLWTLPDILILHLKRFRQDGDRRMKMQNMVKFPLTGMDMAPHMVKRSQSSWSLPSHWSPWRRPYGLGRDPEDYLYDLYAVCNHHGTMQGGHYTAQCKNSIDGQWYCFDDSDVHPISEEDVCKQTAYILFYQRRATIPSWSANSSVGGSTSSSLCEHWIGRLMGSRPPSQASSGSSRRTSLASLSESAEFAGERSEDDGLSSRPVVRGMQRQTFSSRTSIASPLVLSENGQKPSWCSAKLQLRSNSPSRFSLESHSSSPTLEMIGEVVDTNLSTSCFNGSPKLGGKSALAASDHNPGSKRLIEQLHPKAASQAEPRISSQAGDNNNLVSGAEQISPRHGSTDKEQKQRSLATGGKRSSAKTGVESERSPKKRPAASSTSSSSLSPASPAVVKSPARAQSNVAASNPKDKTDGPPKVSRAGSSRTATPSKRGPAQTQEGLHPDSALQRRSASPGSSHPQRRTAPKGGGDKSSASGRTKGADRSASRDSSRANAVSEKKISNGGPSSRSGAANRGEGRPGRALENRTVARSSSSSSSMASLRSSSVVPPSAAVSSKALRRNSKTEEKALSFFKTALRPKDTRKSTDGGKATDPKGSLEDGGGDAATRKAQNAASEGAAAKDKESSKGSAAAKHSLLPSSKSKLSETTNQASSAKEPAKKEPVKKTMASRKIPINSTQSSQRSK from the exons ATGTCTAAAGTGGTCACTAACAAGGAGAAGAAATCCTTCAGCAAGAAGCTGTTCCGGAGGAGCTCGGTCCGCTCGGTGGGCAGCTTCATGAACAGAGTTCTCCGGACTCTCTCCACTTTGTCTCATTTTAGTACGGACGAGCAGGCGGCCCGCGACGACAAGGACGACGCCTCGTTGATCCCCACCACCACAGGTGGCTCGCTCCAGTCGGACGACAGCGACTGCGGGGGGTTCCCCTTCGGCGACAAGGTTCCGGGCGTGGCCGGGCTGAAGAACCACGGCAACACCTGCTTCATGAACGCCATCCTGCAGTGCCTAAGCAACACCGAGCTCTTTGCAGAGTACCTGGCCCTGGAGCAGTTCCGGGGCGAGGGAGGAGGTGCAGGACCCGAGGCCGGCGGTGGCGCCGATACCAAGGCGACTAAGTCCAACGGGGTGCAGAAGAAGTCCAGCCAGCAGCAGCGGGAGGAATCCGGGGAGGTGACCGAGCAGCTGTCCGGCCTGGTTCGAGCGCTGTGGACCTTTGAGTACACGCCCCAACACAGCAGAGATTTTAAG AACGTGGTGTCAAAGAGCGCCCTTCAGTTCAAGGGCAACTCCCAACACGACGCCCAGGAATTCCTCCTGTGGCTGCTGGATCGAGTTCACGAGGACCTCAACAACATCATCCGTCCTGACGTCAGGCCCCCCAGGACG CCTCCAGCGGAGAACGAAAACACTCCAGGAGAATCTGCCCTTCCGGTGCCTGGCTCTTTTGTGCAAGAGCTTTTCCAGGCACAATACAG ATCCTCCCTGACTTGCCCTCACTGCCAGAAACAGAGCAACACCTTTGATCCTTTTCTCTGCATCTCACTGCCAATCCCTGTACCTCACACGCG GCCCTTGTACGTGACGGTGGTGTACCAGGGCAAGTGCTCCCACTGTATGAGGGTCGGGGTGGCCGTGCCTCTGTCGGGCACCGTGTCCAGGCTCAGACAAGCCGTGGCCCAGGAGACTAAAATCCCGGCGCAGCAG aTCGTCCTCACCGAGATGTACTACGACGGCTTCCATCGCTCCTTCtgcgatgacgacgacgacctGGAGATCATTCAGGAGAGCGATTCTATTTTTGCCTTCGAGACGCCCGAGCTCTTCAGGCCCGATCAGATCCGCTCCAAGCGAGCCG GGAGTCCACATGCCAATCTCAACCAGAACAACTTGAAATTCGGCACGGATAACAATCGGTTGTCCCCGCAAATCCAGGAGGCCGGCACGCCGCCTCTCAGCCCCAATAAGAACACGGGGCAGGACGAGAAGGTGGTGCTGTTGGTGTGCAACCGAGCCTGCGCCGGTCAGCAAGGACGCAG GTTTGGGAATCCTTTTATTCTCTACCTGGAGCGTACTGTCACATGGGATGTACTCCAGAAGGAAATTCTGGAGAAGATGCATCATCTCTTGCGCCCGGGCGCCGTCGTGCAG GTGGGGCCCTTCACGTTACGTGTGGTGGGCGTCGTCGGGATCACGTATCTCCTGCCTCAGGAGGAGCAACCGCTCTGCCATCCTTCTGTGGAGAG AGCTTACAAATCCTGCGGCCCGGGTGGGCCACCTCACGTCAAAATTGTTGTGGAATGGGACAAGGAGACAAAAGATTA TCTGTTTAAAAGAACAGAGGACGAATACATCCCCGATGCTGAGAGTGTTCGTCAAGCGAAGGAGCAGCACTTGCAGCCTCAGAGCTGCTCGCTGGCTCAGTGCTTCCAGCTCTACACCAAAGAGGAGCAG CTGGCTCCTGACGACGCCTGGCGCTGTCCACACTGTAAGCAGCTTCAGCAAGGCAGCATCAAGCTCAGTTTGTGGACGCTGCCCGACATCCTCATTCTTCACCTCAAACGCTTTCGACAG GACGGGGATCGGCGGATGAAAATGCAGAACATGGTCAAGTTCCCGCTAACGGGTATGGACATGGCGCCGCACATGGTGAAGAGGAGCCAGAGTAGCTGGAGTCTACCCTCGCACTGGTCGCCATGGAGACGGCCTTACGGCTTGGGTCGGGATCCCGAGGATTATCTTTACGATCTGTACGCCGTCTGCAACCATCATGGGACCATGCAGGGAGGACATTACACAG CTCAGTGCAAGAACTCCATTGACGGGCAGTGGTATTGCTTCGACGATAGCGACGTTCATCCGATATCAGAAGAGGACGTCTGCAAGCAGACAgcttacattttgttttatcagaGACGGGCCACCATCCCGTCTTGGTCTGCCAACAGTTCTGTGGGAG GATCGACCAGTTCTTCCCTGTGTGAGCATTGGATCGGTCGTCTGATGGGAAGCCGTCCACCGAGCCAAGCCTCGTCGGGTTCCTCCAGACGAACCTCGCTGGCCTCCCTCTCGGAATCGGCCGAGTTTGCCGGCGAACGGAGCGAGGATGACG GCCTATCGAGCCGCCCCGTGGTGAGAGGCATGCAAAGGCAGACCTTCTCCTCCAGAACGTCCATCGCCAGTCCGCTCGTGCTCAGTGAGAACGGCCAGAAGCCTTCCTGGTGCTCTGCTAAACTTCAACTCCGTTCTAACTCCCCCTCCCGCTTCTCCCTGGAATCCCACTCCTCTTCCCCGACGCTCGAAATGATAGGGGAGGTTGTCGATACCAATCTGTCGACGTCCTGCTTCAACGGTTCGCCAAAGCTCGGGGGTAAGTCCGCTCTCGCGGCGTCGGATCACAATCCCGGCAGTAAGCGGCTGATAGAACAGCTTCACCCCAAAGCTGCGTCACAGGCCGAGCCGAGGATCTCCTCGCAGGCCGGGGATAACAACAATCTCGTCAGCGGCGCCGAACAAATCAGTCCTCGACACGGGAGCACCGACAAGGAACAGAAACAAAGAAGTTTGGCCACAGGTGGCAAACGGAGCTCGGCAAAAACTGGAGTGGAAAGCGAAAGGAGCCCCAAGAAGCGTCCCGCCGCTTCTTCGACGTCATCCAGCTCGTTGTCTCCGGCGTCGCCTGCTGTCGTTAAGTCGCCGGCTCGAGCGCAGTCGAACGTTGCCGCGTCCAATCCGAAGGACAAAACCGATGGACCACCCAAAGTCAGTCGAGCCGGATCCTCCAGAACAGCGACGCCTTCCAAAAGAGGCCCAGCCCAAACTCAAGAGGGGTTGCATCCTGACTCCGCCCTACAGAGGCGGAGCGCTTCCCCGGGAAGTTCGCACCCTCAGAGAAGGACGGCCCCCAAAGGAGGCGGAGATAAAAGCTCCGCCTCAGGAAGGACTAAAGGAGCCGACAGGAGCGCCAGCCGGGATTCTTCACGCGCCAACGCCGTGTCAGAGAAGAAGATTAGCAACGGGGGTCCCTCGTCCAGGTCCGGTGCCGCTAATCGAGGGGAGGGCAGGCCGGGTCGAGCCCTGGAGAACAGGACGGTGGCCCGAAGCTCAAGCAGTAGCTCCTCCATGGCTAGTCTGCGATCCTCCAGTGTCGTCCCCCCGTCGGCCGCCGTGTCCTCAAAAGCCCTTCGAAGGAACAGTAAGACCGAGGAAAAAGCTTTGTCCTTCTTCAAAACTGCCCTGCGGCCCAAAGACACCCGCAAGTCAACAGACGGCGGGAAAGCCACAGACCCCAAAGGAAGTCTGGAAGACGGTGGCGGAGATGCAGCCACCAGGAAAGCCCAAAACGCGGCTTCGGAAGGCGCCGCGGCTAAGGACAAGGAATCGTCCAAAGGTTCCGCTGCGGCCAAACATTCCCTCCTGCCCTCCTCTAAATCCAAACTCTCGGAAACCACCAACCAGGCTTCTTCTGCAAAAGAACCTGCAAAGAAAGAACCTGTGAAAAAGACCATGGCGTCCAGGAAAATCCCCATCAACTCCACTCAGTCAAGCCAGAGGTCCAAATAA
- the LOC119138445 gene encoding ubiquitin carboxyl-terminal hydrolase 31-like isoform X1: MSKVVTNKEKKSFSKKLFRRSSVRSVGSFMNRVLRTLSTLSHFSTDEQAARDDKDDASLIPTTTGGSLQSDDSDCGGFPFGDKVPGVAGLKNHGNTCFMNAILQCLSNTELFAEYLALEQFRGEGGGAGPEAGGGADTKATKSNGVQKKSSQQQREESGEVTEQLSGLVRALWTFEYTPQHSRDFKNVVSKSALQFKGNSQHDAQEFLLWLLDRVHEDLNNIIRPDVRPPRTPPAENENTPGESALPVPGSFVQELFQAQYRSSLTCPHCQKQSNTFDPFLCISLPIPVPHTRPLYVTVVYQGKCSHCMRVGVAVPLSGTVSRLRQAVAQETKIPAQQIVLTEMYYDGFHRSFCDDDDDLEIIQESDSIFAFETPELFRPDQIRSKRAGTMSPLSPRYRSPIFYSFDCNTGSPHANLNQNNLKFGTDNNRLSPQIQEAGTPPLSPNKNTGQDEKVVLLVCNRACAGQQGRRFGNPFILYLERTVTWDVLQKEILEKMHHLLRPGAVVQVGPFTLRVVGVVGITYLLPQEEQPLCHPSVERAYKSCGPGGPPHVKIVVEWDKETKDYLFKRTEDEYIPDAESVRQAKEQHLQPQSCSLAQCFQLYTKEEQLAPDDAWRCPHCKQLQQGSIKLSLWTLPDILILHLKRFRQDGDRRMKMQNMVKFPLTGMDMAPHMVKRSQSSWSLPSHWSPWRRPYGLGRDPEDYLYDLYAVCNHHGTMQGGHYTAQCKNSIDGQWYCFDDSDVHPISEEDVCKQTAYILFYQRRATIPSWSANSSVGGSTSSSLCEHWIGRLMGSRPPSQASSGSSRRTSLASLSESAEFAGERSEDDGLSSRPVVRGMQRQTFSSRTSIASPLVLSENGQKPSWCSAKLQLRSNSPSRFSLESHSSSPTLEMIGEVVDTNLSTSCFNGSPKLGGKSALAASDHNPGSKRLIEQLHPKAASQAEPRISSQAGDNNNLVSGAEQISPRHGSTDKEQKQRSLATGGKRSSAKTGVESERSPKKRPAASSTSSSSLSPASPAVVKSPARAQSNVAASNPKDKTDGPPKVSRAGSSRTATPSKRGPAQTQEGLHPDSALQRRSASPGSSHPQRRTAPKGGGDKSSASGRTKGADRSASRDSSRANAVSEKKISNGGPSSRSGAANRGEGRPGRALENRTVARSSSSSSSMASLRSSSVVPPSAAVSSKALRRNSKTEEKALSFFKTALRPKDTRKSTDGGKATDPKGSLEDGGGDAATRKAQNAASEGAAAKDKESSKGSAAAKHSLLPSSKSKLSETTNQASSAKEPAKKEPVKKTMASRKIPINSTQSSQRSK; encoded by the exons ATGTCTAAAGTGGTCACTAACAAGGAGAAGAAATCCTTCAGCAAGAAGCTGTTCCGGAGGAGCTCGGTCCGCTCGGTGGGCAGCTTCATGAACAGAGTTCTCCGGACTCTCTCCACTTTGTCTCATTTTAGTACGGACGAGCAGGCGGCCCGCGACGACAAGGACGACGCCTCGTTGATCCCCACCACCACAGGTGGCTCGCTCCAGTCGGACGACAGCGACTGCGGGGGGTTCCCCTTCGGCGACAAGGTTCCGGGCGTGGCCGGGCTGAAGAACCACGGCAACACCTGCTTCATGAACGCCATCCTGCAGTGCCTAAGCAACACCGAGCTCTTTGCAGAGTACCTGGCCCTGGAGCAGTTCCGGGGCGAGGGAGGAGGTGCAGGACCCGAGGCCGGCGGTGGCGCCGATACCAAGGCGACTAAGTCCAACGGGGTGCAGAAGAAGTCCAGCCAGCAGCAGCGGGAGGAATCCGGGGAGGTGACCGAGCAGCTGTCCGGCCTGGTTCGAGCGCTGTGGACCTTTGAGTACACGCCCCAACACAGCAGAGATTTTAAG AACGTGGTGTCAAAGAGCGCCCTTCAGTTCAAGGGCAACTCCCAACACGACGCCCAGGAATTCCTCCTGTGGCTGCTGGATCGAGTTCACGAGGACCTCAACAACATCATCCGTCCTGACGTCAGGCCCCCCAGGACG CCTCCAGCGGAGAACGAAAACACTCCAGGAGAATCTGCCCTTCCGGTGCCTGGCTCTTTTGTGCAAGAGCTTTTCCAGGCACAATACAG ATCCTCCCTGACTTGCCCTCACTGCCAGAAACAGAGCAACACCTTTGATCCTTTTCTCTGCATCTCACTGCCAATCCCTGTACCTCACACGCG GCCCTTGTACGTGACGGTGGTGTACCAGGGCAAGTGCTCCCACTGTATGAGGGTCGGGGTGGCCGTGCCTCTGTCGGGCACCGTGTCCAGGCTCAGACAAGCCGTGGCCCAGGAGACTAAAATCCCGGCGCAGCAG aTCGTCCTCACCGAGATGTACTACGACGGCTTCCATCGCTCCTTCtgcgatgacgacgacgacctGGAGATCATTCAGGAGAGCGATTCTATTTTTGCCTTCGAGACGCCCGAGCTCTTCAGGCCCGATCAGATCCGCTCCAAGCGAGCCGGTACGATGAGCCCGTTATCGCCCCGATACCGATCCCcgattttttattcatttgactGCAATACAGGGAGTCCACATGCCAATCTCAACCAGAACAACTTGAAATTCGGCACGGATAACAATCGGTTGTCCCCGCAAATCCAGGAGGCCGGCACGCCGCCTCTCAGCCCCAATAAGAACACGGGGCAGGACGAGAAGGTGGTGCTGTTGGTGTGCAACCGAGCCTGCGCCGGTCAGCAAGGACGCAG GTTTGGGAATCCTTTTATTCTCTACCTGGAGCGTACTGTCACATGGGATGTACTCCAGAAGGAAATTCTGGAGAAGATGCATCATCTCTTGCGCCCGGGCGCCGTCGTGCAG GTGGGGCCCTTCACGTTACGTGTGGTGGGCGTCGTCGGGATCACGTATCTCCTGCCTCAGGAGGAGCAACCGCTCTGCCATCCTTCTGTGGAGAG AGCTTACAAATCCTGCGGCCCGGGTGGGCCACCTCACGTCAAAATTGTTGTGGAATGGGACAAGGAGACAAAAGATTA TCTGTTTAAAAGAACAGAGGACGAATACATCCCCGATGCTGAGAGTGTTCGTCAAGCGAAGGAGCAGCACTTGCAGCCTCAGAGCTGCTCGCTGGCTCAGTGCTTCCAGCTCTACACCAAAGAGGAGCAG CTGGCTCCTGACGACGCCTGGCGCTGTCCACACTGTAAGCAGCTTCAGCAAGGCAGCATCAAGCTCAGTTTGTGGACGCTGCCCGACATCCTCATTCTTCACCTCAAACGCTTTCGACAG GACGGGGATCGGCGGATGAAAATGCAGAACATGGTCAAGTTCCCGCTAACGGGTATGGACATGGCGCCGCACATGGTGAAGAGGAGCCAGAGTAGCTGGAGTCTACCCTCGCACTGGTCGCCATGGAGACGGCCTTACGGCTTGGGTCGGGATCCCGAGGATTATCTTTACGATCTGTACGCCGTCTGCAACCATCATGGGACCATGCAGGGAGGACATTACACAG CTCAGTGCAAGAACTCCATTGACGGGCAGTGGTATTGCTTCGACGATAGCGACGTTCATCCGATATCAGAAGAGGACGTCTGCAAGCAGACAgcttacattttgttttatcagaGACGGGCCACCATCCCGTCTTGGTCTGCCAACAGTTCTGTGGGAG GATCGACCAGTTCTTCCCTGTGTGAGCATTGGATCGGTCGTCTGATGGGAAGCCGTCCACCGAGCCAAGCCTCGTCGGGTTCCTCCAGACGAACCTCGCTGGCCTCCCTCTCGGAATCGGCCGAGTTTGCCGGCGAACGGAGCGAGGATGACG GCCTATCGAGCCGCCCCGTGGTGAGAGGCATGCAAAGGCAGACCTTCTCCTCCAGAACGTCCATCGCCAGTCCGCTCGTGCTCAGTGAGAACGGCCAGAAGCCTTCCTGGTGCTCTGCTAAACTTCAACTCCGTTCTAACTCCCCCTCCCGCTTCTCCCTGGAATCCCACTCCTCTTCCCCGACGCTCGAAATGATAGGGGAGGTTGTCGATACCAATCTGTCGACGTCCTGCTTCAACGGTTCGCCAAAGCTCGGGGGTAAGTCCGCTCTCGCGGCGTCGGATCACAATCCCGGCAGTAAGCGGCTGATAGAACAGCTTCACCCCAAAGCTGCGTCACAGGCCGAGCCGAGGATCTCCTCGCAGGCCGGGGATAACAACAATCTCGTCAGCGGCGCCGAACAAATCAGTCCTCGACACGGGAGCACCGACAAGGAACAGAAACAAAGAAGTTTGGCCACAGGTGGCAAACGGAGCTCGGCAAAAACTGGAGTGGAAAGCGAAAGGAGCCCCAAGAAGCGTCCCGCCGCTTCTTCGACGTCATCCAGCTCGTTGTCTCCGGCGTCGCCTGCTGTCGTTAAGTCGCCGGCTCGAGCGCAGTCGAACGTTGCCGCGTCCAATCCGAAGGACAAAACCGATGGACCACCCAAAGTCAGTCGAGCCGGATCCTCCAGAACAGCGACGCCTTCCAAAAGAGGCCCAGCCCAAACTCAAGAGGGGTTGCATCCTGACTCCGCCCTACAGAGGCGGAGCGCTTCCCCGGGAAGTTCGCACCCTCAGAGAAGGACGGCCCCCAAAGGAGGCGGAGATAAAAGCTCCGCCTCAGGAAGGACTAAAGGAGCCGACAGGAGCGCCAGCCGGGATTCTTCACGCGCCAACGCCGTGTCAGAGAAGAAGATTAGCAACGGGGGTCCCTCGTCCAGGTCCGGTGCCGCTAATCGAGGGGAGGGCAGGCCGGGTCGAGCCCTGGAGAACAGGACGGTGGCCCGAAGCTCAAGCAGTAGCTCCTCCATGGCTAGTCTGCGATCCTCCAGTGTCGTCCCCCCGTCGGCCGCCGTGTCCTCAAAAGCCCTTCGAAGGAACAGTAAGACCGAGGAAAAAGCTTTGTCCTTCTTCAAAACTGCCCTGCGGCCCAAAGACACCCGCAAGTCAACAGACGGCGGGAAAGCCACAGACCCCAAAGGAAGTCTGGAAGACGGTGGCGGAGATGCAGCCACCAGGAAAGCCCAAAACGCGGCTTCGGAAGGCGCCGCGGCTAAGGACAAGGAATCGTCCAAAGGTTCCGCTGCGGCCAAACATTCCCTCCTGCCCTCCTCTAAATCCAAACTCTCGGAAACCACCAACCAGGCTTCTTCTGCAAAAGAACCTGCAAAGAAAGAACCTGTGAAAAAGACCATGGCGTCCAGGAAAATCCCCATCAACTCCACTCAGTCAAGCCAGAGGTCCAAATAA